One Fuerstiella marisgermanici DNA window includes the following coding sequences:
- a CDS encoding DJ-1/PfpI family protein, which produces MNKVLIVVGDATETLDTMYPYYRLIEAGFQPVVTAPEKRVYQMVLHEVKPGWTITKEWEGYTIPCDVPFSEVKEEEYAGIMFSGGRAPEYIRYDEDLVRITKHFFATNKPVASVCHGVEIPAYADCVRGRKMATVGKCKFDLEVCGGTFVDEACVIDGNLVSGRTFHDNGHYVGPWIKLLEEARDKAS; this is translated from the coding sequence ATGAACAAAGTGCTGATCGTGGTGGGCGATGCCACGGAAACTCTGGACACCATGTACCCCTACTACCGGTTGATCGAAGCCGGATTCCAGCCGGTGGTGACGGCTCCCGAGAAACGGGTGTATCAAATGGTACTGCATGAAGTGAAGCCGGGCTGGACAATCACAAAAGAATGGGAAGGTTACACCATTCCATGCGACGTGCCGTTTAGTGAAGTGAAAGAAGAGGAATACGCCGGCATCATGTTCAGCGGCGGACGAGCTCCCGAATATATTCGGTATGACGAGGACCTTGTCCGGATCACCAAACACTTCTTCGCCACCAATAAGCCTGTGGCGAGTGTCTGCCATGGTGTGGAAATCCCGGCATACGCAGATTGCGTGCGAGGCCGAAAAATGGCGACGGTCGGCAAGTGCAAATTCGACCTGGAAGTCTGCGGTGGCACGTTCGTCGACGAAGCGTGCGTGATTGACGGCAACCTTGTCAGCGGCCGCACCTTCCACGACAACGGCCACTATGTTGGTCCGTGGATTAAGCTGCTTGAAGAAGCTCGGGATAAGGCGTCGTGA
- a CDS encoding c-type cytochrome → MKCLSCRWFAALLTCSAVLADWDSHSKLVAAETTPPFVAGFDRFGRHDEISDVHAGRLLLTELSCTACHAPSGAGLTPKRGPKLDAVGSRANRDWVQRYLMNPQSVKPGTTMPDALAGLPTKKRQEAALALAAFLSEQVQPFPEIRATGANPVPFEFWKHGNAKQGRILYHRIGCVACHAADEDYEVAEMKASPIDAMLEQLDPEEIKELGLLSAARRVESVPHGDLAAKYSHQSLTHFLLKPEAARPAGRMPDFDLKAVDAADIAAWLLSKQTQASTSGDGDEQLVAAGRTLFTSIGCSNCHDIKGLQSQHKAKPLAVLHANAATSCFVAEQQTSGQPFYPLDDVQKQTINAVLASVRENTALADHDSVQLTLLQLNCYACHTRDKLGGVGRFRKAYFETVGHVDIGDEGRLPPALTGVGGKLTTSAMKNVFSGKGRIRPHMFVRMPGFPSRLLEPLPTLFAKTDQIANPLAADAVFKVQKSDRLVAAGRALMDSGCVQCHSFSGEALPGTVGTDLRGMAARVHPQWFHDFLLNPGKLKARTRMPTFFPNGESQNKDILEGDTEQQIAAMWAYLSDLNRQPLPEKILKARAQDYELTPTKRPIVLRTFMQRAGTHAIAVGFPQKVHYAFDAETLSLSEAWRGRFVDAEGTWFVRAAPPAKPLGETVIPLPSGVVLAALPNSGAAWPTDAEAANAKFSGYRLDARGVPTMLYEIGGVTVEDRIEPLELQGLKRTLTLVRRQPDSQSSTLWLRPLTGASLTKVGEASYRNETGLAVEVAVNGGSVKGESRRNEGVSEWLVSVDVAEQSVIEVRYSW, encoded by the coding sequence ATGAAGTGTTTATCGTGCCGATGGTTTGCTGCATTGTTGACGTGCAGCGCGGTTCTCGCCGACTGGGACTCGCATTCGAAGTTGGTTGCGGCAGAAACCACGCCGCCATTCGTCGCAGGATTTGACCGCTTTGGGCGGCATGACGAAATCAGCGACGTTCACGCCGGCAGGTTGCTGCTGACGGAACTTAGCTGTACCGCATGCCACGCGCCATCAGGTGCCGGGCTGACTCCTAAACGTGGACCAAAGCTGGATGCCGTTGGCAGCCGCGCGAATCGAGATTGGGTTCAGCGGTATCTGATGAACCCGCAGTCGGTAAAGCCGGGGACGACGATGCCTGATGCTTTGGCAGGATTGCCGACGAAGAAGCGTCAGGAAGCGGCGCTGGCGTTGGCCGCTTTTCTTTCCGAACAGGTGCAGCCGTTTCCTGAAATTAGAGCCACGGGAGCCAATCCGGTTCCTTTTGAATTTTGGAAGCACGGGAACGCAAAACAGGGGCGAATCCTGTATCACCGCATCGGGTGCGTGGCTTGTCATGCTGCCGACGAGGACTACGAAGTGGCCGAGATGAAGGCGTCGCCCATTGACGCGATGCTGGAACAACTGGATCCTGAAGAAATCAAAGAATTGGGACTCCTGTCGGCTGCAAGACGCGTTGAATCCGTGCCTCACGGTGACCTTGCGGCGAAGTACTCTCACCAATCACTGACGCACTTCCTGCTGAAGCCGGAAGCCGCGCGGCCCGCCGGACGCATGCCCGATTTTGACCTGAAGGCTGTCGATGCTGCGGACATTGCCGCGTGGTTGCTAAGCAAGCAAACTCAGGCGTCCACTTCTGGCGACGGTGATGAACAACTTGTCGCCGCTGGTCGAACACTTTTCACAAGCATCGGTTGCTCGAATTGTCACGACATCAAGGGGCTGCAGTCGCAACATAAAGCGAAGCCTCTGGCAGTTCTTCATGCAAACGCCGCGACTTCCTGCTTCGTCGCCGAGCAGCAAACGTCCGGCCAGCCGTTCTACCCGCTGGATGATGTTCAGAAGCAGACTATCAATGCCGTGCTGGCTTCCGTCAGAGAGAACACCGCATTGGCGGATCACGATTCGGTACAGCTGACACTGCTGCAACTGAATTGTTATGCGTGCCACACGCGAGACAAACTGGGCGGCGTCGGGCGGTTTCGCAAGGCGTACTTCGAAACAGTCGGGCATGTTGATATCGGGGACGAAGGCCGCCTGCCTCCGGCATTGACCGGCGTCGGCGGTAAGTTAACGACGTCGGCTATGAAAAACGTCTTCAGCGGCAAGGGACGCATTCGGCCACATATGTTCGTCCGCATGCCCGGTTTTCCGTCCAGGCTATTGGAACCTCTTCCCACGCTGTTTGCGAAAACCGATCAGATTGCAAATCCGCTGGCGGCGGATGCAGTTTTTAAGGTTCAGAAATCTGACCGGTTGGTTGCCGCCGGGCGAGCCCTTATGGATTCCGGCTGCGTGCAGTGTCATTCGTTTAGCGGCGAGGCGCTACCGGGCACGGTGGGCACTGACCTACGAGGAATGGCTGCTCGAGTGCATCCGCAGTGGTTTCATGACTTCCTGCTAAACCCAGGCAAGTTGAAGGCTCGCACGCGCATGCCGACCTTCTTTCCGAACGGCGAAAGTCAGAACAAGGATATTCTGGAAGGTGACACCGAGCAGCAGATCGCGGCGATGTGGGCGTACCTGTCAGACCTGAATCGCCAACCGCTTCCGGAAAAGATCCTGAAGGCGCGAGCTCAGGACTACGAACTCACACCGACCAAACGTCCCATTGTGCTGCGGACCTTCATGCAGCGCGCGGGGACTCATGCGATTGCTGTCGGCTTTCCGCAGAAAGTGCACTACGCGTTCGATGCGGAGACGCTATCGCTGTCGGAAGCCTGGCGCGGTCGATTTGTGGACGCAGAAGGGACTTGGTTTGTCCGAGCGGCTCCGCCCGCTAAGCCGCTTGGCGAAACCGTGATTCCACTGCCCTCTGGTGTCGTTCTTGCCGCACTGCCGAACAGTGGAGCAGCATGGCCGACAGATGCGGAGGCAGCGAATGCAAAGTTCTCCGGCTATCGATTGGATGCCAGAGGCGTGCCCACAATGCTGTATGAAATCGGCGGAGTCACAGTAGAAGATCGAATCGAACCGCTGGAATTGCAGGGGCTAAAGCGAACGCTGACTTTGGTCCGCCGACAGCCGGATTCGCAATCGTCGACACTCTGGCTGCGACCACTCACGGGCGCGTCGTTGACGAAAGTCGGTGAAGCATCGTACCGCAACGAAACCGGTCTTGCGGTTGAAGTTGCCGTCAATGGAGGCAGTGTGAAAGGTGAGTCTCGCCGCAATGAGGGAGTCAGTGAATGGTTAGTTTCGGTCGATGTTGCAGAACAGTCCGTGATCGAGGTGCGATACTCATGGTAG
- a CDS encoding DUF7133 domain-containing protein — MVVGNYVRLIGQLSLVLAMICSTAVADEDDFYKLISVSTSQAQTDSRSANWKPAPDGLALEISGMTVLDDRRVAVAIRKGEIWILDGVYDQPPKNVTYKKFATALHEPLGLLQHNDALYTCQRSELTRIRDTDNDGTADEYLTAAKGWGVTGHYHEYAYGPKLDGDGNLWVTLNIGLGLKGDQLKRTVHQRSLNLRQGRWRGWGMKITSEGDMIPVCAGMRSPSGLGANAAGDMFYTDQQGNWVATNTLHHMREGAFFHHAEALASMDQPGSPIHGVHKIPNGVPFPQALTQFPQLKPPAVWFPYKKMGQSTTDIMLDDSGGKFGPFAGQLFVGEFTQASVSRVFLEKVNGEYQGACFPFRSGFASAVLRLAQGTDGSMFAGLTNRGWSSLGTASYGLQRLVWTGRMPFEIKEMRAQPDGFELVFTKPVSRESAANLNSWAMSSHTYLYHSAYGSDEIQKKKLAIKDAVVSDDGLSVRLTIDGLRPLFVHELHAEGLRSQDDEPLLHPHAYYTLNQIPQ, encoded by the coding sequence ATGGTAGTTGGAAACTACGTTAGGCTGATTGGCCAACTGTCACTGGTGCTGGCAATGATCTGCAGCACGGCCGTCGCCGACGAGGACGACTTCTACAAGTTGATCTCGGTATCCACGTCACAGGCTCAAACGGATTCACGGTCGGCCAACTGGAAGCCTGCACCCGATGGCCTGGCTTTGGAAATCAGTGGCATGACGGTGCTGGACGACCGCCGAGTCGCGGTCGCGATCCGCAAAGGCGAAATTTGGATTCTGGACGGCGTGTACGATCAGCCTCCGAAAAACGTCACCTATAAAAAGTTCGCAACAGCTCTGCACGAACCGCTTGGCCTGCTGCAGCACAATGACGCTCTGTACACATGCCAGCGTTCAGAACTGACCAGGATTCGCGATACTGATAACGACGGCACCGCCGACGAATATCTGACCGCGGCCAAGGGCTGGGGCGTAACGGGGCACTACCACGAATACGCCTATGGGCCAAAACTCGATGGCGACGGCAACCTGTGGGTCACACTGAACATCGGACTCGGCCTGAAGGGCGATCAGCTAAAGCGAACCGTCCACCAACGTTCGCTGAATCTGCGACAGGGCCGATGGCGCGGCTGGGGCATGAAAATCACTTCGGAAGGAGACATGATTCCCGTTTGCGCAGGTATGCGTAGCCCGAGCGGTCTTGGGGCGAATGCGGCTGGCGACATGTTCTATACGGACCAGCAAGGCAACTGGGTCGCCACCAACACGCTGCACCACATGCGGGAAGGTGCCTTCTTTCATCATGCTGAAGCGCTGGCTTCGATGGATCAGCCGGGCTCACCAATTCACGGCGTCCACAAAATCCCCAATGGCGTTCCGTTTCCACAAGCGCTCACTCAGTTTCCTCAACTGAAACCACCGGCCGTATGGTTCCCGTACAAAAAGATGGGGCAGTCAACGACCGACATCATGTTGGACGACAGTGGCGGAAAGTTTGGCCCGTTTGCCGGCCAGCTGTTCGTCGGCGAATTCACTCAGGCATCCGTCAGCCGCGTGTTTCTGGAGAAAGTGAACGGCGAATATCAGGGAGCCTGCTTTCCATTTCGATCAGGCTTCGCGTCGGCGGTGCTAAGGCTGGCTCAGGGAACGGACGGCAGCATGTTTGCCGGGCTGACAAATCGTGGCTGGAGTAGCCTGGGTACGGCGTCGTACGGTTTGCAGCGTCTGGTGTGGACGGGCCGAATGCCGTTTGAAATCAAAGAAATGAGAGCCCAGCCGGACGGTTTCGAACTGGTGTTTACCAAACCTGTTTCGCGAGAATCCGCCGCGAACCTGAATTCATGGGCCATGAGCAGCCACACGTATCTGTATCATTCCGCCTATGGCAGCGACGAAATTCAGAAGAAGAAGCTGGCCATCAAAGATGCGGTTGTGTCAGACGATGGGCTAAGCGTTCGTCTGACCATCGATGGACTGCGACCGTTGTTTGTGCACGAATTGCACGCGGAAGGACTTCGCAGTCAGGACGACGAACCATTGCTGCATCCCCACGCCTATTACACGTTAAATCAGATACCGCAATAA
- a CDS encoding metal ABC transporter permease has product MFGNQTIIVLAGTLLLGVAAGMVGTFAVLRRRALMGDVIAHSALPGLCIAFLVFHSRAILVLLAGALLSGLLGAFVVSLMKRHTALREDAIQGIVLSVFYGGGIALTRSIQNRYRNESGADLEAFIIGRAATMLRSDVYQIAAVTIVTAVIVLLLYKELKLVSFDEQFCRVQGWSAGGLDLLLMVLTAVTVVVGLPSVGVVLTAALLIIPPAAARFWTDRLSKMMMISCTFGGLSGVTGTLISARFDGLPTGPLIVLTSTAIFLLSWLLAPHRGVLWNSNDVQDLVLDATMPDHGGKS; this is encoded by the coding sequence ATGTTCGGTAACCAAACAATCATCGTCCTCGCAGGCACTTTGCTGCTGGGAGTCGCGGCCGGCATGGTCGGCACCTTCGCCGTGTTGCGCCGTCGAGCACTCATGGGGGACGTGATCGCTCATTCGGCCCTCCCCGGCTTGTGCATCGCATTTCTGGTGTTTCATTCGCGTGCGATTCTTGTGCTGTTGGCCGGCGCGTTGCTAAGCGGACTGCTGGGAGCGTTTGTGGTGTCGTTAATGAAGCGACACACAGCGCTGCGTGAAGATGCCATTCAGGGAATCGTGCTGAGCGTATTTTACGGCGGCGGCATCGCTTTAACTCGATCCATCCAGAATCGCTATCGCAACGAATCCGGTGCCGACCTGGAAGCGTTTATCATCGGCCGAGCAGCCACAATGTTGCGCAGCGATGTCTATCAGATTGCGGCTGTCACCATTGTGACGGCGGTGATCGTGCTGTTGTTGTACAAAGAACTGAAGCTGGTCAGTTTTGACGAACAGTTTTGCCGAGTTCAGGGCTGGTCGGCGGGTGGTCTCGACCTGCTGCTGATGGTCTTAACGGCCGTGACCGTCGTGGTTGGCCTGCCGTCGGTAGGTGTCGTGTTGACGGCCGCTTTGCTGATTATACCTCCAGCCGCAGCGCGGTTCTGGACCGATCGACTGTCCAAAATGATGATGATATCCTGCACGTTCGGCGGATTGTCCGGCGTGACCGGTACGTTGATCAGTGCTCGATTTGACGGTCTGCCGACTGGCCCACTCATCGTGCTGACGTCGACGGCAATCTTCCTGCTGTCATGGCTGCTGGCACCACATCGCGGCGTGCTGTGGAACTCTAACGATGTGCAGGATTTAGTGCTTGATGCCACCATGCCGGACCACGGAGGCAAGTCATGA
- a CDS encoding metal ABC transporter permease, giving the protein MTLNHFGAGFTSLAARTPIPFQQQTDAVAQWMNLPASDVQNAFWTIAVGSLCAACCALVGCFLLLRRMSLLGDALSHSVLAGIAGVYLVTGNVEPVPMLIGALIAGITTAVLTQFVHKSAAVPEDASIGIVFTSMFAFGVVVVSQAEHVHLDLDCVLFGDLAFAGVDLSPNFGWLLPDSFRSLIPALLVTLTFLAVFWKELRLTSFDPTLAVTLGFSAGMMHYLLTTVVAVVTVSAMQVVGLLVVAMLIVPAAVARLLTDRLSTMLWLACTIGVVSTTGGYLLAVRWDSSAAGLMAVVAGLLLVTAIIVSPKNGLLGRAYRSAKLRVRICAEDVLAGLFRRQERSKSPTEFANASFAECHAMAGNGLLAGAAVRWLRGRRLLKQDGSLLSLTDRGATYAQSLVRSHRLWESYLQEKFDLPADHLHDPAETMEHFIGPDMQQKITKELAAPAKDPHGRAIPGTHREADGVAGE; this is encoded by the coding sequence ATGACACTGAACCATTTCGGTGCAGGTTTTACCTCCCTCGCGGCGCGGACTCCGATTCCATTTCAGCAGCAGACAGATGCGGTTGCTCAGTGGATGAATCTTCCCGCATCTGACGTACAGAACGCCTTCTGGACGATCGCGGTGGGTTCGCTGTGTGCCGCGTGCTGTGCATTGGTGGGATGTTTTCTGCTGCTGCGAAGAATGAGTCTCCTTGGCGATGCGTTAAGTCATTCCGTCCTGGCGGGTATCGCCGGTGTGTATCTGGTGACAGGAAATGTCGAACCAGTTCCCATGCTGATCGGCGCGCTAATCGCCGGGATAACGACCGCCGTGTTGACTCAGTTCGTTCACAAGTCGGCCGCCGTACCGGAAGATGCCAGCATTGGAATCGTCTTCACATCGATGTTCGCTTTTGGTGTTGTGGTCGTGTCACAAGCGGAGCACGTCCACCTTGATCTCGACTGCGTCCTGTTCGGCGACCTCGCCTTCGCCGGCGTTGATCTAAGTCCAAACTTTGGCTGGCTGCTTCCGGATTCCTTTCGCAGCCTGATCCCAGCCTTGCTGGTCACGCTCACGTTTTTGGCCGTCTTCTGGAAAGAACTACGACTTACGTCCTTCGACCCAACGCTCGCGGTCACACTCGGCTTCAGCGCGGGCATGATGCATTATCTGCTGACCACGGTCGTAGCTGTGGTGACGGTATCAGCCATGCAGGTTGTCGGCCTGCTGGTGGTGGCGATGCTGATTGTGCCAGCCGCGGTGGCCCGCCTTCTGACAGACCGGTTATCCACGATGTTATGGCTGGCTTGCACAATCGGCGTGGTCTCGACCACGGGCGGTTACCTGCTGGCTGTGCGTTGGGATTCATCAGCGGCCGGGTTGATGGCTGTGGTCGCCGGATTGCTGCTGGTCACCGCGATCATTGTGTCGCCAAAGAATGGCTTACTGGGCCGCGCTTATCGTTCGGCCAAACTGCGAGTTCGTATTTGCGCAGAAGACGTTTTGGCGGGCCTTTTCCGTCGCCAGGAACGCAGCAAGTCGCCAACGGAATTTGCGAACGCCTCATTTGCCGAATGCCACGCGATGGCAGGTAACGGCTTACTGGCCGGTGCCGCCGTCCGCTGGCTGCGTGGTCGGCGCCTGCTTAAACAGGACGGATCGCTGCTTTCGCTAACTGATCGAGGGGCCACGTACGCTCAATCGCTGGTCCGATCGCACCGTCTTTGGGAATCGTACCTTCAGGAAAAGTTTGACCTGCCGGCCGACCATCTTCACGACCCGGCGGAAACGATGGAACACTTTATCGGCCCGGACATGCAGCAAAAAATCACCAAAGAACTGGCCGCTCCCGCCAAAGACCCTCACGGCCGGGCCATCCCCGGTACGCACCGGGAGGCGGATGGCGTGGCTGGCGAGTGA
- a CDS encoding tetratricopeptide repeat protein yields MTSDSAAAQPLQVARQLLRERKVADASKLLHTFMEQNVENREGQELLGMVLFMSKKFEEAKAAFEQLTRMDPTNATAWANLGAVQNTLGDHHGATKSLRKAIHRDKKSASGYYNLAIAQKALKMNSMAVSAYKEAIKLDPAMAEAYTNLGNMYIEMNNLTQAIKLLEKGVEQCPQSKKVAAVLEKARVAKSGTRRVDAPLGRLVNEEELAKKQIRTTRRGLSSAVRIHERETLQDLGKKIRRSTRPLVELASTRLQQQLHIMDLAVAQKDARGEAPAKFEEMVATIDEMDRLRSVAVTAISEIKTHLEKTDPGI; encoded by the coding sequence ATGACTTCAGATTCTGCCGCCGCTCAACCACTCCAGGTCGCTCGCCAACTTCTGCGAGAACGCAAAGTCGCCGACGCATCGAAGCTACTCCACACATTCATGGAGCAAAACGTCGAAAATCGCGAAGGTCAGGAATTGCTGGGCATGGTTCTGTTCATGTCGAAGAAGTTTGAAGAAGCCAAAGCGGCCTTCGAACAGTTGACTCGCATGGACCCCACCAACGCGACAGCGTGGGCCAATTTAGGCGCGGTTCAAAATACGTTAGGCGATCACCACGGCGCGACGAAATCGCTGCGCAAGGCCATCCACCGCGATAAGAAATCCGCGTCAGGCTACTACAACCTGGCGATCGCTCAGAAGGCACTCAAAATGAATTCGATGGCGGTCTCCGCGTATAAGGAAGCCATCAAGCTGGATCCGGCAATGGCTGAGGCTTATACAAATCTCGGCAACATGTACATTGAAATGAATAACCTGACGCAGGCCATCAAGCTGCTGGAAAAGGGTGTTGAGCAGTGCCCGCAATCGAAAAAAGTGGCTGCTGTGCTGGAAAAAGCGCGCGTTGCGAAATCGGGGACTCGCCGAGTCGACGCGCCCCTGGGGCGACTGGTTAACGAAGAAGAACTTGCGAAGAAGCAAATTCGGACTACTCGCCGCGGCCTTAGTTCTGCCGTCCGAATCCACGAACGGGAAACGTTGCAGGACCTGGGCAAGAAGATTCGCCGCAGCACGCGACCACTGGTCGAACTGGCGAGTACGCGATTGCAACAGCAGCTGCATATCATGGATCTCGCCGTGGCTCAAAAAGATGCTCGTGGAGAAGCGCCCGCCAAGTTTGAAGAAATGGTGGCAACCATCGACGAAATGGACCGCCTGCGCAGCGTAGCCGTTACGGCGATTTCAGAAATCAAAACGCACCTGGAAAAGACGGATCCCGGAATCTGA
- a CDS encoding trypsin-like peptidase domain-containing protein: MYPNRQRLGAFLLICFIHSLTVSAVNASDDARQTPLVKAVQKCQESVVNIHTEKNSKEDTESRFFTPKPRRVTGMGTGIVVDERGYIVTNYHVIHDVDQITVTLRNGDLLDASPVSFDRKQDLAIIRVKSPKPLPVMDMGVSSDVMLAEQVFAIGNAFGYEHTVTDGIVSAIGRDVEVDETQSYENLLQTSAAINPGNSGGPLLNLNGEVIGINVAIRAGAQRIGFAIPIDDARRTVARLLSTERLNGLSHGVFATDVQVNNEKRLVIDTVTPGSAAAICGLQKGDTVTTVRGINIADNADWERSLLDIPVGRKLDVELLRDGQPVSLTFTVGGGTNSRNVASNSNSSTAVKTVSTARPANTSTARTTSARQKTRQLLGLQLALLTPNETAALVSTYIGGVKYSGGMKIVGVDRGSKAERHGIRKGDLLLGLDRFETLNDRNLTYILQDSRLAKMKTLEFQIFRDGKALEGQIDL; encoded by the coding sequence ATGTATCCAAATCGGCAAAGACTTGGCGCATTTCTTCTGATTTGCTTCATCCACTCACTGACCGTCAGCGCGGTCAATGCCTCTGACGACGCGCGCCAAACACCGCTGGTCAAGGCGGTGCAGAAGTGTCAGGAATCCGTGGTGAACATTCACACGGAAAAGAACAGCAAGGAAGACACCGAGTCGCGTTTCTTCACTCCGAAGCCCAGGCGAGTGACCGGAATGGGCACGGGGATCGTCGTCGACGAACGCGGCTACATCGTGACAAACTATCACGTGATTCACGACGTGGATCAAATCACCGTCACGCTTCGAAATGGCGACCTGCTGGATGCCAGCCCGGTGTCCTTCGACCGCAAACAGGATCTGGCAATCATTCGCGTCAAGTCGCCAAAGCCACTTCCCGTGATGGACATGGGAGTGTCCTCGGACGTCATGCTGGCCGAACAAGTCTTTGCGATTGGCAACGCTTTCGGATACGAACACACGGTCACTGACGGCATCGTGAGTGCCATTGGTCGCGATGTGGAAGTGGACGAAACTCAGTCTTACGAAAATCTGCTTCAAACCAGTGCGGCAATCAACCCCGGTAACAGCGGTGGCCCACTGCTGAACTTGAACGGCGAAGTCATCGGCATCAACGTGGCCATTCGCGCCGGAGCTCAACGAATCGGGTTTGCCATTCCCATCGACGACGCTCGACGCACGGTCGCCCGCCTGCTTAGCACCGAACGTCTGAATGGTCTTTCGCACGGCGTGTTCGCCACCGATGTTCAGGTGAACAACGAAAAGCGTCTGGTGATCGATACCGTCACACCAGGCAGTGCGGCGGCAATCTGCGGTCTGCAAAAGGGCGATACCGTGACGACTGTGCGAGGTATCAACATTGCCGATAACGCAGACTGGGAACGCAGCCTGCTGGACATACCTGTCGGACGAAAGCTGGATGTCGAACTGCTTCGCGACGGACAACCCGTGTCGCTGACGTTTACCGTTGGCGGCGGTACGAATTCTCGCAATGTCGCGAGTAATTCAAATTCATCGACCGCCGTGAAGACGGTCTCAACCGCCCGGCCCGCAAACACTTCGACCGCACGGACCACGTCCGCTCGTCAGAAAACACGACAACTGCTGGGTCTTCAACTGGCACTGCTGACACCAAACGAAACAGCCGCTCTGGTTTCGACCTACATCGGCGGAGTGAAATACAGCGGCGGGATGAAGATCGTGGGCGTCGATCGAGGCAGCAAAGCCGAACGACATGGCATTCGCAAAGGCGATCTGCTGCTGGGTCTGGATCGATTCGAAACACTGAACGATCGCAACCTGACATACATTCTGCAGGACAGCCGCCTGGCGAAGATGAAGACTCTGGAATTTCAGATCTTCCGAGACGGCAAGGCACTGGAAGGTCAAATCGACCTGTAA
- a CDS encoding DUF805 domain-containing protein has protein sequence MNTTTQFDFAWCFRLEGSVGRYWYSVVGFGLAVLKYVAEAAVIGAYTGKFYSPLDFLSPLLSTRATFTEGAPQWLGLGLVLWTMPFVWVAVAMSVRRCRDAGCTPWLALLILVPAVNYLTMIVLAGLRSTHEPAAESDQQEVELAEIFQPSGVHSVPDPVFDQRESSGVMAAIAGGAAGAAYAMATTFLTIYALQSYGSALFFGTPIVAGAVSGFMYNNPVRRSLLLTLMHSAAMIFACCFGFLLVGLEGAICILMALPIMLPLAMMGAVVGQSIAVGTTRPKKEANRMLWCLAGLPLLAAIEGTVTPEPTYAVKTSIDIQARPAEVWKQVIAFPDITDKPAWFFQMGIASPLRAHIDGSGVGAIRYCEFTTGTFVEPITVWDENHRLAFDVTEQPHPMFELTPYRHIHPPHLDTSFRSTRGGFLLEPLPNGGTRLTGTTWYVLEMHPQAYWTLWSDELVHRIHLRVLQHIQKVAESSESSSRDRN, from the coding sequence ATGAACACCACGACACAGTTCGATTTTGCCTGGTGCTTTCGATTGGAAGGCAGCGTCGGACGGTATTGGTATTCCGTGGTGGGTTTTGGCCTTGCAGTTCTTAAGTACGTTGCCGAAGCAGCGGTGATCGGAGCCTACACGGGGAAGTTTTATTCGCCGCTGGACTTCCTGAGTCCGCTGCTGAGTACTCGAGCGACCTTTACCGAAGGCGCGCCGCAGTGGCTGGGGCTTGGCCTGGTGTTGTGGACCATGCCATTTGTGTGGGTGGCGGTCGCGATGAGCGTTCGCCGCTGCCGCGATGCGGGCTGTACACCGTGGCTGGCATTGCTGATTCTGGTTCCTGCCGTCAACTATCTGACGATGATCGTGCTGGCGGGGCTCCGCTCGACGCACGAACCAGCGGCCGAATCCGACCAGCAGGAAGTCGAACTGGCCGAAATCTTTCAACCGTCGGGCGTCCACAGCGTTCCCGATCCGGTTTTTGACCAGCGAGAATCTTCCGGCGTGATGGCCGCGATCGCAGGCGGCGCGGCTGGCGCGGCTTATGCGATGGCGACGACGTTTCTGACCATTTACGCATTGCAAAGCTACGGATCGGCCCTGTTTTTCGGGACGCCAATCGTCGCCGGTGCTGTGAGTGGTTTCATGTATAACAACCCTGTACGTCGGTCGCTACTGCTGACCTTGATGCATTCAGCGGCAATGATTTTCGCATGCTGCTTCGGCTTTCTGCTGGTTGGCCTTGAAGGTGCGATCTGCATACTTATGGCGCTGCCGATCATGCTGCCGCTGGCGATGATGGGAGCTGTCGTCGGGCAATCGATTGCTGTCGGAACAACGCGGCCGAAAAAGGAAGCCAACCGCATGCTGTGGTGTCTGGCCGGGCTTCCGCTGTTGGCGGCAATCGAAGGCACCGTGACACCAGAACCAACCTACGCCGTGAAAACCAGCATCGATATTCAGGCACGTCCGGCGGAGGTCTGGAAACAGGTGATCGCATTCCCGGACATCACCGACAAGCCCGCCTGGTTTTTCCAGATGGGCATCGCGTCGCCATTGAGAGCTCACATTGACGGCAGCGGAGTTGGCGCGATTCGTTATTGTGAATTCACCACCGGCACGTTTGTGGAACCGATCACGGTGTGGGACGAGAACCATCGTCTGGCCTTCGACGTGACCGAGCAGCCGCATCCGATGTTCGAATTGACGCCGTACCGCCACATCCATCCGCCGCACCTGGACACATCGTTCCGGTCGACTCGCGGTGGGTTCCTCCTGGAGCCGCTGCCGAATGGCGGCACTCGGCTAACCGGCACCACATGGTACGTGCTGGAAATGCATCCGCAGGCTTATTGGACGTTGTGGTCCGATGAACTGGTTCACCGGATCCACCTGCGGGTGTTGCAGCACATTCAGAAGGTTGCAGAAAGCAGTGAGTCCTCGTCGCGGGATCGCAACTAA